Proteins found in one Geomonas subterranea genomic segment:
- a CDS encoding cation diffusion facilitator family transporter, translating into MLRTDRFNKADRVIRIGFWANAVLMVLKLAAGHYGHSEAVFADGVESACDFIAIGVTLIALKVGRKPYDSDHPYGHGKVESLSAIFVSLVIAATGGWILYGAVTTMLEGRYSSPALVAVLAAAGTIVAKEALYRYSMKVGGSLGSPAILAIAKDHRKDAITSVATLIGVGCAYFGFRIMDPIAAGLTSFFIFHIGYHTFRTSAHELMDGQPEQSLLDAIAQIARGVEGVDQVHEIRARHSGQYLIVDLKLDMPPEMTVKRSHDIATEVKRRIFDHFNNVGDVMIHINPSDEPHEDLIRL; encoded by the coding sequence GTGCTGAGGACGGACCGCTTCAACAAGGCCGACCGCGTCATCCGCATCGGCTTCTGGGCCAACGCCGTGCTCATGGTGCTGAAACTCGCCGCCGGGCACTACGGCCATTCTGAGGCGGTATTCGCCGACGGCGTGGAAAGCGCATGCGACTTCATCGCCATCGGCGTGACCCTGATCGCCTTGAAGGTCGGACGCAAGCCCTACGACTCGGATCACCCCTACGGTCACGGCAAGGTGGAAAGCCTCTCCGCCATCTTCGTCTCGCTGGTGATCGCCGCCACCGGTGGCTGGATCCTCTACGGCGCGGTCACCACCATGCTGGAGGGGCGTTACTCCTCCCCGGCGCTGGTCGCCGTTTTGGCCGCCGCCGGCACCATCGTCGCCAAGGAGGCGCTGTACCGTTACTCGATGAAGGTGGGGGGAAGCCTCGGGAGCCCGGCTATTCTCGCCATCGCCAAGGATCACCGCAAAGACGCCATCACCTCGGTCGCCACTCTGATCGGCGTCGGATGCGCCTATTTCGGGTTCCGCATCATGGACCCCATCGCCGCCGGGCTCACCTCGTTCTTCATCTTCCACATCGGCTACCACACCTTCCGCACCTCCGCCCACGAGTTGATGGACGGGCAGCCCGAGCAGTCGCTACTCGACGCCATCGCGCAGATTGCGCGCGGCGTGGAGGGGGTGGACCAGGTGCACGAGATCAGGGCGCGCCATTCCGGGCAGTACCTGATCGTGGACCTGAAGCTCGACATGCCCCCGGAGATGACGGTGAAGCGCTCCCACGACATCGCCACCGAGGTAAAACGACGCATCTTCGACCATTTCAACAACGTGGGGGACGTGATGATACACATAAACCCATCGGACGAACCTCACGAAGACCTGATACGCCTTTAG
- the recJ gene encoding single-stranded-DNA-specific exonuclease RecJ, with protein sequence MKPVTHRSWRAREADAGTVDALAGSGVNPLLARLLAHRGVCAPDDAEAYLNPVLSRLQDPTALAGMPQAVSRLVRALKAGERVCVHGDYDVDGVTSCAVLISFFQRIGLDCCHYIPKRLTEGYGLSGQGVQGAKRAGATVLVTVDCGITAVAEAKLCREAGIDLIVTDHHSPGEELPDACAVINPLQPSCSFPFKSLAGVGVAFHLVVALRSRLRADGFFPPGGQPDLREYLDLVALGTIADVVPLLGINRVLVSYGLKQLCAGTRVGIEALKEVAGVTGEVGCGAVGFRLAPRINAAGRLEDASLGLELLLCRDPRRAKEIARELDEANAERQALERATFEEARAMLEQGACSGRKSIVLGSELWHPGVIGIVASRIVELFHRPVILFAFDGETGRGSGRSISRFHLLDAIKECADHLLRFGGHSHAAGLSIAQDELERFALRFDEAAQEALDADALTPTLAYDLELGSGEITAELVRQLEQMKPFGMGNPEPLFVLRGAEVLESRVLKGGHLKLRVGQGGKTFDAIGFGLAEAGVPQGRVDLLFSPGINVWNGRSSLQLTVKDLRAEGTC encoded by the coding sequence ATGAAACCAGTCACACATAGAAGCTGGCGGGCCAGGGAGGCCGATGCCGGTACGGTCGACGCGCTTGCCGGTTCCGGGGTAAACCCGCTTCTGGCGCGCCTTCTGGCCCACCGCGGCGTCTGCGCCCCCGACGACGCCGAAGCCTATCTCAACCCGGTACTGTCCCGGCTTCAAGATCCCACCGCTCTCGCCGGCATGCCGCAGGCCGTGTCCCGGCTGGTCCGGGCGCTCAAAGCGGGTGAGCGCGTCTGCGTGCACGGCGATTACGACGTGGACGGCGTCACTTCCTGCGCCGTTCTGATCAGCTTCTTCCAAAGGATCGGTCTCGACTGCTGCCACTACATACCGAAACGCCTCACGGAGGGGTACGGGCTCTCCGGGCAGGGGGTGCAGGGCGCGAAACGCGCCGGAGCCACGGTGCTGGTGACAGTGGACTGCGGCATTACCGCGGTCGCCGAAGCCAAGCTTTGCCGTGAGGCGGGGATCGATCTCATCGTGACCGACCACCACTCCCCGGGTGAGGAGCTCCCGGACGCCTGCGCCGTCATCAACCCGCTGCAGCCTTCCTGTTCCTTTCCCTTCAAGTCCCTGGCCGGCGTCGGAGTCGCCTTCCACCTCGTGGTGGCGCTGCGCTCCCGGCTTCGTGCCGACGGATTCTTCCCGCCGGGGGGGCAGCCCGATCTCAGGGAGTACCTGGATCTGGTTGCCCTCGGGACCATCGCGGACGTGGTCCCCCTGCTCGGCATCAACCGGGTGCTGGTGAGCTACGGTCTGAAGCAGCTCTGCGCCGGGACCCGCGTCGGGATCGAGGCGCTCAAGGAGGTGGCCGGGGTCACGGGCGAGGTCGGCTGCGGCGCGGTCGGTTTCCGGCTCGCCCCGCGCATCAACGCGGCGGGAAGGCTCGAGGACGCCTCCCTTGGACTGGAGCTCCTGCTCTGCCGGGACCCCCGACGCGCCAAGGAGATCGCCCGCGAGCTGGACGAGGCGAACGCCGAGCGACAGGCCCTGGAGCGGGCCACCTTCGAGGAGGCGCGCGCCATGCTCGAACAGGGTGCCTGCAGCGGCAGGAAGAGCATCGTGCTCGGCTCCGAACTCTGGCATCCCGGCGTCATCGGCATCGTCGCCTCCCGCATCGTCGAACTCTTCCACCGCCCCGTGATCCTGTTCGCCTTCGACGGGGAGACCGGCCGGGGCTCGGGGCGCAGCATCTCGCGCTTCCACCTCCTGGACGCCATCAAGGAATGCGCCGACCACCTGCTGCGCTTTGGCGGTCACAGCCACGCGGCCGGCCTCTCCATCGCCCAGGACGAGCTGGAGCGCTTCGCGCTGCGCTTCGACGAGGCGGCCCAGGAGGCGCTCGACGCCGACGCTCTCACCCCGACGCTCGCCTACGACCTGGAGCTTGGCTCCGGCGAGATCACCGCGGAGCTGGTGCGGCAACTGGAGCAGATGAAGCCCTTCGGCATGGGGAACCCCGAGCCGCTCTTCGTGCTCAGGGGAGCCGAGGTGCTGGAAAGCCGGGTGCTCAAGGGGGGACACCTGAAGCTGAGGGTAGGGCAGGGGGGAAAGACCTTCGACGCCATCGGCTTCGGGCTCGCCGAGGCAGGGGTGCCGCAGGGGAGGGTCGACCTCCTCTTCTCCCCGGGGATCAACGTCTGGAACGGCAGGAGCTCCCTGCAGCTCACCGTGAAGGACCTGCGCGCGGAGGGAACGTGCTGA
- a CDS encoding cytochrome c3 family protein: MKKSTLSLLVATLILVASTAFAAKMATVDIPVKAELYATAPAALTPQQCAQCHTGAFNGLKNAGGKHRFDCQACHTVIHAYNPKKGNYDEVMPKCASCHTDVHGPANKDCASCHNNPHTPRKVAMTQRLATTCATCHADEKAELVKFPSKHTNVSCDRCHTSHGFKPSCFMCHKPHFKDQPVEACAKCHSVHKPKQVTYQGTDWNQTCASCHSKVAAKLFNSKARHSKVACASCHKSKHGYIPQCTECHKAPHPQSILTRFPNCLGCHLDVHDLPSMK; this comes from the coding sequence ATGAAAAAGAGTACCCTGTCGCTGCTGGTAGCGACCTTGATTCTCGTCGCTTCCACGGCCTTTGCCGCCAAGATGGCGACTGTTGACATCCCGGTGAAGGCCGAGCTTTACGCCACGGCCCCGGCTGCGCTCACCCCGCAGCAATGCGCCCAGTGCCACACCGGTGCGTTCAACGGGCTCAAGAACGCCGGCGGCAAGCACCGCTTCGACTGCCAGGCCTGCCACACCGTGATCCACGCCTACAACCCGAAGAAGGGCAACTACGACGAAGTGATGCCTAAGTGCGCCTCCTGCCACACCGACGTCCACGGCCCGGCCAACAAGGACTGCGCGAGCTGCCACAACAACCCGCACACCCCGCGCAAAGTCGCCATGACCCAGAGGCTCGCCACCACCTGCGCCACCTGCCATGCCGACGAGAAAGCCGAGCTGGTCAAGTTCCCGAGCAAGCACACCAACGTCTCCTGTGACCGTTGCCATACCTCGCACGGCTTCAAGCCTTCCTGCTTCATGTGCCACAAGCCGCACTTCAAGGATCAGCCGGTCGAAGCCTGCGCCAAGTGCCATTCCGTGCACAAGCCGAAGCAGGTGACCTACCAGGGCACCGACTGGAACCAGACCTGCGCTTCCTGCCACAGCAAGGTGGCCGCGAAACTGTTCAACTCCAAGGCCCGCCACTCCAAGGTCGCCTGCGCTTCGTGCCACAAGTCCAAGCACGGCTACATCCCGCAGTGCACCGAGTGCCACAAGGCTCCGCACCCGCAGTCGATCCTGACCCGCTTCCCGAACTGCCTGGGCTGCCACCTCGACGTCCATGACCTACCCAGCATGAAGTAA